The stretch of DNA AACTTGTCCACCGGCGCCACCATCGAGACAGGTCCGGCCTGAAGCGCGCGGAAATAGCAGAACCACGATGCTCCCGTCGCCAACGCCGACGCAGTGAGCAACGCCAAGGTGCTTGCCTGCAATGAAAGCGGGTTGGACCACTTGCCCGCCATCATCACGAACGGAACGATGACCGCCGCCACGATCACCGTGCGGACCGCCATCGCAAAGTCCGAGTCGACGTTCTCGACGCCTGCCTTGGCGAGGATCGCCGTCATCGCGGCGAATACGGCCGACATGAGGGCCCAGAAGACCCAGCTGTTCGGGATCACCATGGCAACGGCTCCTTTGAGGCGCGGGCGGTGCGGGTTTGACGATCGCTCAACCATCAACGACCCGGCAAGGGTGCATGCAATGACGATCCCGATGCCACTTCGTCACGCGGCAGTACCTCGAAGATGACCCGCCCGTGGTACGGCGCCCCGAGGGCACGCGTGCGGTAGCCATACTGGGCAATCTGCCGTTCGAGCGTTGGCCACAGGCCTGTTTTCGTCACGAACACCAGGCCGTGCTCATGGCCGACTTCCTCCACCT from Lysobacter arenosi encodes:
- a CDS encoding EamA family transporter, with protein sequence MVIPNSWVFWALMSAVFAAMTAILAKAGVENVDSDFAMAVRTVIVAAVIVPFVMMAGKWSNPLSLQASTLALLTASALATGASWFCYFRALQAGPVSMVAPVDKFSVVLVALFAFTFLGERPAAREWAGISLVTAGLVLLVFRR